From one Rosa rugosa chromosome 4, drRosRugo1.1, whole genome shotgun sequence genomic stretch:
- the LOC133744122 gene encoding F-box/kelch-repeat protein At5g42350-like gives MYSERLSDEESLHQDFAALRVSRRLMRTVSQKLRKKGQKSGGEEEDDLKGISLRCLTLYGRGGGCKVGADTGDEFGDPSTRRRSSASDEGKGYRPICGTEESGVDCFSYGMRERFWKKHNRKEFELEESVRHSRMHIFLPDDILELCLVRLPLTSLMTARLVCKKWKRLTTTPRFLHMRREGSHLNPWLFLFGAVKDGYCSGVIHALDVSQNQWHGIDADILKGRFMFSVASIQDDIYIVGGCSSLNNSGRLDRSSFKTHKGVMMFSPLTKSWRKVASMKHARSMPILGVSEVSFDFSIIQSHHNRQDRRIPRSRVGGVSDVYEDPHRLSLRRQSRYAVDGNESSILTSRKSYKFIKHKNDPSGMKGYRRFVLIAVGGLGPWDEPLDSGEIYDSISNKWTEIQRLPLDFGVISSGVVCNGMFYVYSETDKLAGYDIERDFWVGIQTTPFPPRVHEYYPKLVSCNGRLFMLSVLWCEGDGQIGRRNKAVRKLWELDLMYLNWYEVSVHPDAPMDWNAGFVANGNLIFGIEMFKIFGQVLDFFTVCDVSDMEMKWSHISRNHVTRELDASSCMTKSMAVLHL, from the coding sequence ATGTATTCGGAGAGACTATCTGATGAAGAATCTCTTCATCAAGATTTTGCAGCTTTGAGGGTATCAAGGCGTCTGATGAGAACTGTTAGCCAGAAGTTGAGGAAGAAGGGTCAGAAATCTGGAGGAGAAGAGGAGGATGATTTGAAGGGGATATCGTTGAGATGTCTTACCTTGTATGGTAGGGGTGGGGGTTGCAAAGTAGGTGCTGACACAGGTGATGAGTTTGGGGATCCAAGTACCAGGAGGAGGTCGAGTGCCAGTGATGAAGGAAAGGGATACCGACCTATATGTGGCACTGAGGAATCTGGAGTGGATTGCTTCTCGTATGGGATGAGGGAGCGATTTTGGAAGAAGCATAACAGAAAGGAATTTGAGCTTGAAGAATCAGTAAGACATAGCAGAATGCACATATTTCTTCCAGATGATATCCTTGAACTGTGCTTGGTGAGGCTCCCACTAACTAGTCTCATGACCGCACGCCTTGTGTGTAAGAAATGGAAACGGTTGACCACTACTCCTCGATTCCTTCATATGAGACGGGAAGGTTCACATCTGAATCCATGGTTGTTTCTGTTTGGTGCTGTTAAAGATGGTTATTGCTCTGGTGTGATACATGCATTGGATGTGTCTCAAAACCAATGGCATGGGATAGATGCTGATATTCTAAAGGGAAGATTCATGTTTTCTGTTGCTAGCATCCAGGATGATATTTATATTGTTGGAGGCTGTTCTAGCTTGAACAACTCTGGGAGGCTGGATAGGAGCTCATTTAAGACGCACAAAGGGGTGATGATGTTTAGTCCCTTAACTAAGTCTTGGCGTAAAGTTGCATCTATGAAGCATGCAAGATCAATGCCTATTTTAGGAGTTTCTGAGGTCAGTTTTGATTTTTCAATCATTCAAAGCCATCACAATCGACAAGATAGACGTATCCCCAGGTCCCGGGTTGGTGGGGTGTCAGATGTTTATGAAGATCCTCACAGGCTGTCCCTGAGGCGTCAAAGTAGATATGCAGTTGATGGAAATGAATCTTCAATCTTGACCAGTAGAAAGTCATACAAGTTTATCAAACATAAAAATGATCCCTCAGGCATGAAGGGTTATAGAAGATTTGTGCTTATTGCTGTAGGTGGTCTTGGACCATGGGATGAGCCTTTGGATTCTGGAGAAATATATGATTCTATATCAAATAAATGGACAGAAATTCAAAGGCTGCCTTTGGACTTTGGGGTCATTTCTTCTGGGGTAGTTTGTAATGGGATGTTTTATGTCTATTCTGAAACTGACAAGCTTGCAGGATATGACATAGAACGGGATTTCTGGGTTGGGATCCAAACCACTCCCTTCCCACCCCGTGTTCATGAATATTACCCAAAACTGGTATCTTGTAATGGCCGGCTTTTCATGCTCTCTGTCTTGTGGTGTGAAGGGGATGGTCAAATAGGCCGGAGAAACAAGGCTGTTAGAAAATTATGGGAGCTAGATCTCATGTATCTCAACTGGTACGAGGTCTCTGTGCATCCTGATGCTCCAATGGACTGGAATGCTGGGTTTGTTGCAAATGGAAATCTGATATTTGGCATTGAGATGTTCAAAATATTTGGTCAAGTATTGGATTTTTTCACTGTATGCGATGTGTCTGACATGGAGATGAAATGGAGTCATATCTCAAGGAACCATGTTACTCGTGAACTGGATGCTTCTTCATGCATGACAAAATCAATGGCTGTGCTACATCTGTAA
- the LOC133744121 gene encoding U-box domain-containing protein 44-like — protein MAESWQGSYDAGSQSDDSYRFERLHIEPIYDSFFCPLTKLVMRDPVTLENGQTFEREAIEKWFRECRESGRNLQCPLTLKELKSAELKPSIALRNTIEEWSARNEAAQLDMARKSLNSSSSEDDILLALEYVQQICNKSRSNKHIARNTGLLPMIIDMLKSSSRRVRCKSLDTLRIVVEDDSENKEILAEGDTVRSIVKFLSHEQSKEREEAVSLLYELSKSEALCEKVGSIPGAILMLVGMTSSKSDNILTVEKAEETLENLEKCENNVLQMAENGRLQALLTQILEGPPETKLSMANFLGNLVLDNDVKVQVAKSLGSSLINIMRSGNMQSREAALKALNQISSCEASAKVLIEAGILPSLVKDLFTVGPHQLPMRLKEVAATILANIVNSDYDFDSILVGPDHQTLVSEDIVHNLLHLISNTGPAIECKLLQVLVGLTLSPSTVLSVVAAIKSSGAIISLVQFIEAPQKELRVACIKLLQNLSPHVGQELADALRGTVGQLGSLIKVISENISVTDEQAAAISLLAELPERDLGLARQMLDEGAFQLVYSRVVKIRQGGTKGGRFVTPFLEGLVRVLERVTLVLADEQDAITLCRELNVAALFIELLQSNGLDNVQMSSAAALENLSQESKNLTRFPELPTPGVCASIFPCFSKQPTINGLCRLHRGTCSLRESFCLLEGQAVDKLVALLDHTNEKVVEAALAALSTLLDDGVDIEQGVLVLCEAEGVRPILDVLLEKRTENLRRRAVWVVERLLRSDEIAYEVSGDPNVSTALVDAFQHGDYRTRQIAERALKHVDRLPNFSGVFPSAG, from the exons ATGGCTGAAAGCTGGCAGGGGAGTTATGACGCCGGCAGCCAGTCAGATGACAGCTATAGATTTGAGAGGCTGCACATTGAGCCTATTTATGATTCATTCTTTTGCCCCTTAACGAAGCTAGTTATGCGGGACCCCGTTACCTTAGAAAATGGGCAAACATTTGAACGCGAAGCAATTGAAAAGTGGTTCAGGGAGTGCAGGGAGAGTGGAAGGAATTTACAGTGCCCACTCACACTAAAAGAATTAAAAAGCGCTGAATTGAAGCCGAGCATAGCTTTGCGAAACACCATTGAAGAGTGGAGTGCTAGGAATGAAGCTGCTCAGCTTGATATGGCTCGTAAATCATTGAATTCGAGCAGTTCAGAAGATGATATTCTTTTGGCCTTGGAGTATGTCCAGCAAATCTGCAACAAAAGCAGATCAAATAAGCACATTGCACGAAATACAGGATTGTTGCCCATGATCATTGACATGTTGAAGAGCAGCAGTCGTAGAGTTAGGTGTAAATCTTTGGACACCCTAAGAATTGTTGTAGAGGACGATTCTGAAAATAAG GAAATATTGGCAGAGGGGGACACTGTACGCTCAATAGTAAAGTTCTTGTCTCATGAGCAATctaaagagagagaggaagctGTCTCTTTGCTATATGAACTATCCAAATCTGAAGCCTTATGTGAGAAGGTTGGTTCAATTCCCGGAGCAATTCTTATGTTGGTTGGAATGACAAGCAGCAAATCAGATAACATTTTGACTGTTGAGAAAGCTGAGGAAACATTAGAGAATCTGGAGAAGTGTGAGAACAATGTGCTTCAGATGGCTGAAAATGGTAGACTGCAGGCTCTTCTGACACAAATTCTTGAAG GCCCCCCAGAAACTAAACTATCGATGGCTAATTTCCTTGGCAACCTGGTTTTGGACAATGATGTAAAGGTCCAAGTGGCTAAAAGTCTGGGTTCATCTTTGATCAATATCATGAGAAGTGGTAATATGCAGTCAAGAGAAGCTGCTTTGAAAGCTCTAAACCAAATTTCATCTTGTGAGGCAAGTGCCAAGGTGCTGATAGAGGCAGGAATACTTCCATCTCTGGTCAAAGACCTCTTTACTGTTGGCCCTCATCAGCTTCCTATGCGACTCAAAGAGGTTGCTGCAACAATTCTTGCTAATATTGTTAACTCAGACTATGACTTTGATTCCATATTAGTTGGACCTGATCACCAGACTCTAGTCTCAGAAGACATAGTCCACAACCTACTACATTTAATTAGCAACACAGGCCCAGCAATCGAGTGCAAGCTTCTCCAGGTTCTTGTTGgactcactctctctccctctacTGTTTTGAGTGTTGTTGCCGCCATTAAAAGCTCTGGCGCCATTATTAGTTTGGTGCAGTTTATTGAAGCTCCACAAAAGGAGTTGCGTGTGGCTTGCATTAAACTTCTCCAAAACCTCTCCCCACACGTGGGTCAGGAACTAGCTGACGCTCTACGTGGCACAGTGGGCCAACTTGGCAGCCTAATCAAAGTAATATCAGAAAATATTTCAGTCACTGACGAGCAAGCAGCAGCCATTAGCCTCTTAGCTGAACTTCCGGAGAGGGATCTGGGCCTCGCCCGACAAATGCTAGATGAAGGTGCCTTCCAACTGGTGTATTCCAGAGTAGTTAAGATACGACAAGGAGGGACTAAGGGGGGCCGCTTTGTCACACCATTTCTAGAAGGGCTTGTACGGGTTCTAGAAAGGGTTACTCTTGTGTTGGCTGATGAGCAAGATGCAATTACACTCTGCCGTGAGCTTAATGTTGCAGCCCTTTTCATTGAGCTTCTTCAATCCAATGGACTGGACAATGTACAGATGAGTTCTGCCGCAGCATTGGAGAACTTATCACAAGAATCCAAAAATTTGACAAGATTTCCCGAGTTGCCTACCCCTGGTGTTTGTGCCTCAATTTTCCCATGCTTTAGCAAGCAACCTACCATAAATGGACTGTGTCGGCTTCACCGTGGCACATGCTCACTTAGAGAAAGTTTTTGTCTCTTGGAAGGACAGGCTGTGGACAAATTGGTAGCTCTACTTGACCACACAAATGAGAAGGTGGTTGAAGCAGCCCTTGCAGCATTGTCTACTTTGTTGGATGATGGGGTTGATATTGAACAAGGGGTTTTGGTATTGTGTGAAGCAGAGGGAGTCAGACCCATTCTAGATGTGTTACTAGAGAAACGGACAGAGAATCTGAGGAGGAGGGCAGTTTGGGTAGTTGAGAGACTATTGAGGAGTGATGAGATAGCCTATGAAGTGTCTGGAGATCCAAATGTGAGTACTGCACTTGTTGATGCATTCCAGCATGGTGACTATCGAACCCGACAGATTGCCGAACGTGCTTTGAAGCATGTTGACAGGTTACCAAACTTCTCTGGAGTGTTTCCAAGTGCAGGATAG
- the LOC133744165 gene encoding uncharacterized protein At5g43822, with protein MEATVKKYQQRFRKVRDEMETWAHLQSLLISQFRMASSIILRLQVLQDSTNYGGGLNGVPHIQEAVLLKQMESLQNRLLSMNNTMDQFHAIVLSLGRIHRDGRQMVQGGSSQLSVKQLQQRVGVKPSLADCVDGLMLLQDMHCSEYLLKSSLVSALSELTLKPSASDLGSLQQILIDQPNIPKEEVQFIFDIIFAEEIC; from the exons ATGGAGGCGACGGTGAAGAAATACCAGCAGAGGTTCAGGAAGGTTAGGGACGAGATGGAGACCTGGGCCCACCTTCAATCTCTCTTGATTTCCCAGTTCAGAATGGCCTCCTCCATCATCCTCAGGTTGCAG GTGCTTCAAGATTCAACCAACTACGGTGGTGGCTTGAATGGAGTTCCCCATATTCAAGAGGCTGTGCTGCTCAAGCAGATGGAGTCATTGCAAAATCGCTTGCTTTCCATGAACAACACCAT GGATCAGTTTCATGCTATTGTGTTGTCTCTTGGGAGGATTCATCGTGATGGTAGGCAGATGGTACAAGGTGGTTCTAGTCAGCTGAGTGTCAAACAACTGCAGCAGCGAGTTGGTGTGAAACCCAGTCTCGCCGATTGCGTAGATGGGCTCATGCTTCTTCAGGACATGCACTGCTCTGA GTACCTTTTAAAGTCATCATTGGTTTCAGCACTATCAGAACTTACTTTGAAACCCAG TGCCAGTGATCTGGGTTCCCTCCAGCAGATCTTGATTGATCAGCCCAACATCCCCAAGGAGGAAG TTCAATTCATCTTTGATATCATATTTGCTGAAGAAATTTGTTGA